The nucleotide window TCCACATTTCAAGTGACTAGTGGCTTCCATGTTGGACAGagcaaatatagaacatttccatcattgcagaaagttctgttggacagtgctgtGTTAGAGCTAGGACTTGCCGAAGATTAGAGAGAGTGCTATGACTGAACTGAAAATTCGGACCACTGTCTGCTTGGTTTTGAGTGAGAAGGTTCAGTGGGTGAGTGGGAAACAAGCTGAGCTTCAGAACAGTGATATCACAAAGCACAGCTCACAATGGCTTCAGAACTGGACTCCCAGACAACTCTTCCTAACTCTATCTAGGTTCCTAAAGCCTCTGCACATGCAGTTCCTGGAGCTGCTGTTATGTTAAAATGTCACCTTTGTCTTCTATCTGGGACATCATCTCTCTGAGCTCGATATGGAATTATCTACAAGCAACTTTTCTGAGAGAGACTAGTGTGCCTCAGCAAACAAGTTTGGGGCTACTAGATAATCTTGCTCCGGCTGTGCAAGTTATCCTggagatttcctttttgattttgttgGGAATAGGAGTATATGCCTTATGGAAACGAAGTGTTCAGTCAATTCAGGTTATACTCTTTCGTTACAGAGAAATTTAAATAGTTTTACATTGAAATTTGGTCAGTTCCCTCCCATATTGCTGCCACCCAGTTTTAAGACCATGCATATAAACCAGAGTGAACCTTTGTCTCTGAAGTTGGTTGAAACTGCGTTATCCTTAAAAACTTCCATCAGTTATGTTTTTGGCATAAAAATGGTCTTTCTCACAATGATCTTTGGCTTGTCTTATGATAAAACACATTAAAGAAGTTCATAATCTGAGAAGGCAGCCTGACCTCCAAATTTATTTGATCATATATTTGTATTCATCTTTGAGTGTCTAACCGTGTGCCAGACACCATATGGAGTACCTCTTATAGAATAGCACTGCAAGTATAACTGGGATCTTGGGTTTCGCCTTTCTGTTCTTACTGTGCCTTTGCTCTGTAACTGATGAGGAAGCGTGTATATTTATTTAGTCATCACAATGAATATACAGGGGCTCTTTTGGGGAGTAGGAGTACAATTGGCTGGGATTATGAAAAACATTTAGGATTTTACAAGCATACCTCTGTTTAATTACCAATTATAGCTATATTGACAATATAGTTAAAATGCTTTGAGAATCCCAACAGTTCCATGAAATAGAGGTTATTTTCATATGACGAactaggaaactgaggtgcaCTGAGGTTCAGCCTAAATTTAAGGAGACGGGACTTAAAGAGGGCTTTGTTAAAGGGTGACTGGTTTACTTGGTAAATGCTGAGATAAGTTATTACTGGATTATTTTGTAGCGCTCACTTATTTTCATGTCACTACTGTTGAGAAATCAGTCACATGCATTCTCCTAATCTCTCAAAACCTTGCATGGTAGGCAGGGCAgggattattatctccattttgtaggTGAGCGAACTTGGTTATCACTGACCCAAGGTGACATAGATTGtaaaagctgagatttgaacccaattTTTAGGATTCTAAATTAAATTCTTCTCCAAAAATCTCATTTAATATAGTCCAACTGACCTAAATCCCCAACAGGGATTTGTGTGTCTACATATTCATGTACATGTATTTCAATTAGAATATAGAAGAATAGAAGGCAAAACGCCAAACTCTTATCTGTACTTCTGGGTTCCGCTCTTGTTTGGTTATTGTTTAATTCAATCAGAAAGATGAATTCGCAGCCAAAAAGAGGTAGTATAACAGAGTGGTTAataagctctggagtcagactacgGGGGCTTCTTCATTCTATCACTGGCTGTGTGATGTGAGAGCAGTCACTTAGCCTGTAAaccccagtttccttatctgtgaaatcgGTTTGCTAACAGTGCCTCCCTCAGGGTTttggtgaggattaaaggagatctTGTATGTATAAAGTTTAGCACACAGTAGTACTCAGTAAGCAGTGCTAGTTATTATAAGGAAAAaagttgatttcttttcttttcctaccaGGACTCTGTcctagcacattaaaaaaaatttttttctatgaccAGGAAATCCAGTGTTTCAGACCACTGTGTCctaagagaatatatatatggaatatatatatggaaatcaGAATTCCTGGATTCCAGTCCTGGCTCTACCATTTCCAAATATATGACCTTGGACAATGACAGAGTCCGAACTGGAAGGCATCTAAATGGTtatccagctctgtttttttctacaTAAATAGGTCCTGCATAGGGAATGAAACTCCTAGCACAGAGCCTTGCATGAGGCAGACTTTCAGCAAACAGTatctactattattttttaaattatattaattataataatccCTGACCTGCCTACCACTCCATTTTGTGATAAAGATCAAAAGACAAAATAGGTGTGAAGATGTTTTGTTAGAAGCCTTGGCATAGGAATGAGGGATTATAATTACTTTTAGAGTCATCTTTTGTTTTTGCATCTACAGTAAACTGTGGCATTTCACATTTATAAACAAGTAACGTtcaacttctgttgttttattttagaaaatattgttGTTTGCAATCACACTCTACACACTTTACAAGAAAGGCTCAGATTTTTTTCAGGCTTTGCTGGTCAACCCAGAAGGGAATGGTCTCCCATTTCAAGACAATAATATCTTCCTGTCTTTGGGTCTGCAAGAGAAAATTCTGGAAAAACTTCAGACagtggaaaacaaaatgaaggacCTGGAAAGGATGATCATTTCCCAAAAACCTGCCACAAAGAGGGATTGCTCCTCTGAGCGCAGCTGCAGCTGCTCTGACTGCCAGAGTCCCTTGCTTACATCAGGGTTTACATCCACATCTGAAATGTGATGGACTCCAATCTTTTCTAGAAAAGCACTGTTTCCCTCATGTGTGCAGTGGTGTATCAATAAAGACGGAGAACTATATTGAAATTACCCAGCCAGGACTGGCTCTCTATTCAGCAGGGCCCAGCTTCCacttgtgtgtgtggtggggttaCGTGGGGGATCGTGGTGGTTAAAAATGTCTGAGATTGTGGTGCCCActtggcaggctggagaccctaAGCAGCCATATAGAAAAGGAATCATGGGagtgggaacagaagggagagTGGTCAGGGATGTGGCCTGAGCTCCATGCTGAAGAGGTTGGATTCGATATAATAAAAACAGCAAGAAAGTGCTGTTAAGGGTGATGCTGTGGACTGTCCTATAGAGAGGGAGGCTGGCTCTTGTGCTGGTTTTTGGCCTAAAGATAAATATGTGGCCTGGAGTCTCCCTGCATTAATTATTCAGAGGTGGGCAAGGGTGGGGCTGGACATAAAGGAGATTGTTTGATTTTATCCAACTTTTACTAATTCTTATTCTGTGCTAAGAAAGCATTGTGATCATCCTTGGGAATCTGTTCTGAGTGCTTCTGGAGCACTCGGTTGGTTGGACAGGTCATTTCAGAACaaggaattataaaaataatacagggaattccctggcggtccagtggttaggaccccgcgctttcactgccgaggtcgtgggttcaatccctggtcagggaattaagatcccacaagccgtgcagccaaaaaaaaaaaaaaaaagtaatacagaaCAAGGGTCATATCTTAGCTTAGGTGAATTCTCCTCTTGTGAATCCTAGCTTAGCAGgtagggaagaagggaaggaggcacCTACCTGCCATTCCACTCAATGAGTGTGTCCCCTGCTGAGAAAGATGGCGTACTGGGGAGATGGTGGTAGATGGTTGTCTCAGTGGGTCTCAGATTCCACAAGCCTTATAGTGTGCGCATTTTGCCACAGTAAATGTGATTACAGTCATTGAAACGCTTTGTAACCATCTGACACCTAAATGAAATACTTTATAAATAGTGGTTTGTTGCCATGCTGGAGGAAAACTGGCTGCCTTGTTCCACAGGACACAACACAGCAGTCTCCCAAGTGATGccaagcagggccctgtggggttCCCGGGCATGGAGGGGtttttgtcccccatttcttgtaggcaagattccagcctccatgaccttccctgagtgcCAAAGGGCAGATCTGAACAGTTGCTCATCTagggaggagcagccaggaaaccacctgaggcaggattaaagggaccagagaagctcctCAAGATTAGGAGACCACCAGAGACCCTGCACACAGCCTAATCCTGTCAGCAGCCCCACCCTTTTGCAATTTTGCTGAAGAAAGAAGAATGTAAGACTGTTGCTGCCTAGATCCTTATCACATACCTCTGACCACTACCCCAGACGAGGcggggcacagttcttgaggcactAGCCTGCGGtgttccctctctgcctggcaaagaaataaagccactctttctttctcctccataaCTCTGACTCTGTATTTCTGTTTGGCATCGGTGTACAGAGAACCAAGGTTTTGGCATGACAAGTGACATCTTCCTAAGAGATTTCTGCAGGTAATTCTGGTCATAATTTTTGTCCAGTGCATGGGAGTTAGAATGCAACTCCTGAATAAAGATGAGACTTCACTGTGTAGTGCAAAAACAGGCTGGTGAATACAGGGCGGGGCCAGGAAAGCCTTGGCAGAGGAGGTGACACTGAGTTGTCCCATAAGGGGTTACACAGGCAGACACTGAAATGGAAAGTATTCCTGCTGGTGGGCTTACCACAGAGCCACGTGAGAAAGAGGATGGCTTACTTGGAGGGCAAGGAGAGTTTCAGGGTGACTGAGAACTGCCTATTTCCAGAGCGACAAATGAAGGACTTTGGCTTCAGGGAAGGACACACTAACCTCATCCTCAGATCAGCTTTAATTTCTGATGTGAACAGAACAGATGGGAGTTATCAACAATGTGCATTATCTGACGGTGTAGGTGGGAAGGTTTTGAACTGTGCTGCTGAAGGCGTGCTATGCAATCTTTTAAAGTCAGTGTCTCAATTTTTTGTGCTAAATTTCAGTGCCTTCGTGCATAGTTCCAGTCTTCTTGTCTTGGTTACCACTCTGGGGTATATCAAAGGAAAGTGTCAGAAGAAGGTCTAGAAGAGTAGAGTGATGTCAGGTAATGAAGGGCCTTAAAGTTCATGCCATACTGTTGGGAATGGCCCAGTGAAGGTTTTTAAACAGGGGAGTAACATAGATTTGGTAGTCTGTGTGGGAGACAGAGGATAGAATGAGCTAGATGCAAAAGAAACTGATGGGGTTGAAACAgtagggaagggggcagggcacaacctttaaaagaatgacatagcccgaggacacgacataaactgattagaaacagataggtccaagatggcggacaagtcgacttccactagaccttgagcctcagtatacactcattgtaatacagCGTGCTAAATGACACAGCCAGAGGCACCGTGACCGTTCCAAGGCCAaccataaaggtcaaaaagtgctccacaacaagagaagccaccgcaatgagaagcccgcacacctcaacaaagagtaggccctgctcaccacaaccagagaaagcccgcatgcagcaacgaagacccaacgcagccaaaaataaaaattaattaattaattaaaaaaagaaactacaatgagatatcgcctcacaccagttagaatgggcatcatcagaaaatctacaaacaacaaatgctggagagggtgtggagaaaagggaaccctcttgcattgttggtgagaatgtaaattgatacagccactatggagaacagtatggagggtcgttaaaaaactaaaaatagaattaccgtatgacccagcaatcccactactggacatattcgcagagaaaaccataattcaaaaacacatgcaccccaatgttcattgcagcactatttacaatagccaggtcatggaagcaacctaaatgcccatcgacagacgaatggataaagaagatgtggtacatatatacaatggaatattactcagcataaaaaggaacgaaattgggtcatttgttgagacgtggatggatctagagattgtcatacagagtgaagtaagtcagaaagagaaaaacaaatattgtatattaacgcacatatgtggaacctagaagaattgtacagatgaaccggtttgcagggcagaaatagagacacagatgtagagaacaaacgtatggacaccaaggggggaaactggtgtgggtgggtggtggtggtgtgatgaattgggagattgggattgacatgtatacactgatgtgtataaaatgatgactaataagaacctgctgtataaaaaaataaaattaaatttaaaaaaaaagtgggcagtggcccaattcctgaaaatccccaccccttccccaaaatagctggaatactcctcctaCTCGTTAGCCTATGAAATCACCCACCCCTATAacaactgacaaccccataccctggggccactctcaccttctgagatggctcaCACTGTCTGTGGAGCGTGTTTCTCCCTAAATAaacccacttcttacctatcactttgtctctcactgaattctttctgtgatgagacatcaagaacctgagcttcattaagtcctgagaccaggtgtgatctcagttaaaagaccgtgggttcaagtcccaatctgagttacaCGGTTTTGGGGTCACCTTGTTCCTGGCCCTCAGTTCCCCAGAAAAGATAAATGATTCTCACCACAATCATAAGAGATTGATACCAAGTATTCATTCCTAGTGGGGGGTCATTCTTTTCTTGCGATCAGATCACTTATGTCCAAGGCATCAATTAAGAGATCTTGGATGCTTGGCAAACAGAGAATCAAGGCAAAATAGGGAAAGGGTTTGAGAGCCATTCTATCATTCAGGTTAGATGGGGTAGATGAACTACCTTACACCAGTGGCCACACTCTAGGGAGGAGCATCCGTATCCTCTTCTTTGGCAAAACCCTGACAATAGCCTGTTTTGAGGCTCCCATGTCAGTCTCCACACAGACCAGCCCATCTATTAACACTATCTTTCTGCAAAGGGGAGCAAGTTATTACTTTCCATgattcccttctccctccacccctaCCACCCTAGTCCAGGCCACCAGCATGTCTCACCTGCATTTATGAATTGGCCTCCTAACTGGACTCCCTGCTTCCATCTGTGTCCCCTTTCAATTTATTCTCTACAGAGTAGCTGAAAAGATCATTTTACTTCTCTGTTCAAAACCTTTCAATGGCTTATTATTTCCCGCTGAGTAAAGGTCAAGTTCTTAACTAAAAGACTTTGCATTACGGCATGATCTGCATACCCCTCCTTCTTATTTTTTCCACTCTTTCCCCACTCTCTTACTGCTCCTCAAATATGCTAAGCATTGtcacacctcagggcctttgctcttgCTGTTCACCGTGCATGGCACACTTCTCCCAGACCCACATGCCTTGGCTTCTTCTCTTACTTTCTTTGGGTCTGTACTCAAATGTCAGCTAACCttgtaagcagatagggtaggggtccccagagaaaaagaaccaggcatggctttcttgatataagagaagccattttaggCCTATGCcgttttgtgatctaagcctggccacaaggcttgcccttgaacaggtctcagtaattaatgagtTTAAGGGAACAaaaagtcaagaaacaatagttcaaaatatcgtatattaacgcatatttgtggaatctagaaaaatggtacagatggactggtttgcaaggcagaaatagagacacagacgtagagaacaaacgtatggacaccaaggggggaaaagagaggtgggatgaattgggagattgggattgacgtatatacactaatatgtataaaacagataattaatgagaacctgctgtatagcacagggaactccactttgctgtccagtagaaactaatacaacattgtaaaacaactatacaccagtaaaaaaaaaaaaaagaaaagaaagaaagaaagaaaagaaacaatagttcagtgCTAAAACAGATTCCTGTAACAATCTGGTAcatatctttgagctgttcttCAGGAACTTAAGTCCCCCCCAGGTGAAGGATGGTAACTACATGCAAAGATCCCAAACTGGGTGGAACCAAaggaatgatgatgttgaccttttctgattCTCATGACTTCAGTCAACTAGAGCTTGGGCTCTGgcaacctttgccccaattctatgctgaattctcctctgctcaagctcCTTCACGAATATGCttaaacttccccaattttgctgttcggGGAGAcgctgctttgggaaagatccttggtgttctccttacttgctgcaagtagtaaatccttccttctcccactcttTGGCTAGGttgtgtcttttgtttttgtttttgttttttggctgtgccatgcggcttgcaatatcttagttccccgactagggactgaacccaggccctcggcagtgaaagcatggagtcctaaccactggaccgccagggaattcccattggTTGTGTGTTTTGGCTTGATACCCACCAAGAGGTGACCCAGTCTTTGAGTAACAACCTGAGAGGTCTTCCTTGACCATCTTACAGCACCCCTGCCAACACACTACATCCCTCTTTCCCtgctttttcttcatagcacttatcacctcCTCTTTTACTGTTACATATATGCTTCTTATCTGTCAACTCCTCATCCACCCCTCTGCTTTTACTGTTACATATATGCTTCTTATCTGTCAACTCCTCATCCACCCTAGCCCACTAAGAATGTTAAGTTTCAGGAGAGGAAGGGGCTTTGGgtcactgctatatccccagcacctagaacccTGTCTGGTACTTAGCAGACAcacagtatttgttgaataaatgaatgaattccagTTTTGACTTTTAGAAACCTCATACCAGCTTCCTGATCCCTTATCTCCTCAGACACGTGGTGACAGATCAACTATGGTGCAATTCTCCCAAGTATGGTGAGCTAGTAGCTAATCCTTATTGGACACTTATTCAGAGCCAGACACATGACTAAGagttttatatgatttttctcatttgatcctcacagtgTGAGGGGGTAaatactattattctcattttactgatgaggaagtgATGCACAGAGGGGTTAAGCTGTTAATATGTGGTGCAGCTGTGACTAGAACGTAAACAATGACTCTAAACCTGTGCCCTTAGCCACACAGTTTGGGTGGCAGGGGCTTTGTGAGGATTTGGACTAACTGCAGCAGGCTGGGTGGACCCAGACAGGAGAAGACAAGACTGAAGAGGACATAGCAGTGATAGTCCAAGTGAGCATTCTGAAAAAATGTTTATCCCCTCATATTTTTAAGTTGATATCTAAACGTTTTCATCATAAATTGAAACAGTTGCAATGGATGTAAATTCTGGCAAATTGTAAATAATGACAATACACGATAAAACTGTTAAATCTTTCTTCATAGTGTGTCCAACAGAATCTACATAACAATTGAATAACCATCACCCATTTAAAAGTACATGAATGAGCTCTTTAACATTCGATAATTCTACACTGTTCCTTTATAACTTATATTTATGTTCCACTTCCCCATGTTATCCAAATGTAACACTTTTtatgtttgaaaaacattttatagaTCACATCTTtgcaataaaaatatgtatgtattaaagtaaaatttaaatttttttcctgtaattgtatGGCTCTACATATTAGAATTCTTCTGAACTGAGTAATTTTACAATTACCTTTAACATGTAGCTGCTCTTTTGACACGATTACAAATTCGATAACACATAAACATAAAAGGTAAAATTCTACTGGAAATGCATCTCTCAGGGAGATAGATGGGGCTTCTCCACCAATTAATTCAAGTATCTGAATGACTATTTCTTACTGTTAGATAAGCAGGGTCcactttcaattttatttgttttttgttttagtagaTACGGTGCCGAGAAATATTACTCACATTAATGTATGATAATACTTGTAGTTTTGTTAGAATATTAATCAATTCTTTGGTtttgtggacaaaaaaaaaaatgctgcctgctatttcagtaaacaaaaaatgttgcctacgggacttccctggcggtccagtggttaggactctgggctttcactaccgcggccccaggttcaatccctggtgggggaactaagacctGCAAGCTGCACGAGgggttcaaaataaaaacaaaactcattacCCACTTTCTAATATGCCTGAATTCAGAACAGCCCAATATAGGCCAAAACACACTTATAATGCCTAGTCCCGCTCTTTAGTCTTAAGGTATCCCAGGGATGAACACACCACAGTCCGAGAAGCACCAGTTCAGAGGAATGATTTCTAGAGCCTGGGAAGCCGGCTCCTCTGCTGCTCTTCCCAGCGACCTCAGGGCCGGAGCGGCGGCCCACTCTGTCCGTTCCCGCTTAGCCCGAAGACCAGTGGTCCTGACCGCGGAAAGAACGGCGCAGGCTGCAGCCCAGCCAGGGCAAGCCCCGGAACGAAGAGAAGAAATTGCCACTCGGGAGGCTAGAAAGCGGAGAGTCCGCGGCTCTGCCAGGCCCAGGAGGGAAGCCGGACCCTCGGCAGAAACACGccgtggaggggaggggaaagaatgTCGGTGCAACACGACTCAGGGGAGCAACAGCTGGCGGAGGTCGGAACTCGGACTGTGGGCCGGAAGTGAGGAAGGCGGAGCTTATCCTGTTCCTGCAGACACTAGGCGGCCCTAGGGAGCGTCAGCCGGGGGAAGAGTGTCTGTGTAACACTGCGGGCTGAGCAGAGGGCGTGGGATGGGACGGGTGTCGGTATAGGAGCTCTAGGGAGGGACGGATATCGCTGTGACACTGCGGGGGGATGCTCTGAGGGGACGGGTGTCGGTGTGGCACCAGTGCTCGCTGAAGGAGCCGGCGGAACGGGGTGGTCATGGGGATGTGGGCGTCGCTGGACGCGGTGTGGGAGATGTCGGCCGAGAGGCGTATCTTCGGGGCCGTGTTGCTCTTCTCCTGGACAGTGTATCTCTGGGAGACCTTCCTAGCACGGCGGCAGGTGAGCCTAGACAGGGCCCACCTGACCCCGACACCCGGCCAGCTCTAGGCCAGCCTCGGTCTCGACTCCAGGTCCCTGGATGATTGCTGCGGCCCCAGCACCGGCCTCGACCTTATGGGTCTCTACTGAGCCTCCTAACTTGGCCCGATGATGGGGTAGGCCTTGAGGGGATCTGGTGCTTCAGGACGTTTTCCGCAACGTGATCATGGGCCCCAGGCCGCTTAGGATCTGGTGAAAGGGAAGGCAGGGCTGCCGCCTTTTCAGGCCTGAGCTCTTGTACCTGCCCCACAGCTTCCTAAGGATTCTCGGGCCCAGACTTACTTCCTTTATTTTTGGCAGCAACTCATAAACCTTCAGAAAGAAGATACTAAAATTTTATAATCACAACTTCCCCACGATATTTGTGTCATGTTCAACCACAGCACTGGGAAGCcattttctgaaaatgaagaTTTCTCAGTCCTTCCAAAGACCTGAactcttttccctttaaaaaataaaaaagaaagaaaaaaaaagtgtatattgTTGTTTTTGCCCAAAGAACATTTTCTTAAAGgcttctttattgtttttattcaaaCAATTAAACAGTAAAGTAGAAAGTTACTTAATAACAGTTCCCTGGAGATAATCACAATTAACAATTTGATGGATTAGAGAtatgaactttatttatttattttttggccacaccatgtggcctgcgggatcttagttctcccaccCTGGCGGGCAGtagaagctcggagtcctaaacactgaaccaccagggaatttctgaGATCTGAACTTTTAAATGAGATAGATTTGAAGTTTAATTGACCACTTTATGGCAGCCTTTCACTGCtggttttcttctgtgttggCACTGAATCAAGTCAACTGTAATGGTTAggaaaacctttctttttttaactgctgGAACCTTTTCCTTGAGCACTACAATCTTTTTCCTCTGCAAATTTCTCCTCTCAGATTACATTCTGTATgaatctttaaattaaaaattaaaaaattttctatatCTGTCATTGTCTGGGTTAtatctagatttctttttttagtccAGGATATTCAAAGAGGTGTTAAGCTGTATAGCACTAGGTTCTCTGACTAGCTCTTAAGATAGCTTCATTAGTACAGAATGCTGTaggcctagagaagatcctttgcAGAAAGTAAGCACGCAGTATGTACTGTCTAAATTGGAGTTGGGGTATTGAACATCTACCTACTTGTCTTACTTTAATAATAAGCCTAGTTACAGTAACTACTTTTCAATAATGTCTTCTTTCTTCAGTTATGCTTTCATGTAATGCCCTTTATCAAGGGTTTGGTAAGGTATCCAATAATAAATAGAGAATAGAGATTTATTGTAAAACCATTGTAGAAAATGCTGTCCATTATATTGTTTGgtatctgttctctgtattatGTACCATGGGCTGAAATTACTTTCTAGAATTTGGTATAACGAGAAAGTTTGTCTTTCTTGAAGACCTGATCTGTTTCTGTCGTTCCTCAAATTTCCCTTAATTTGTCTTCTAGAATCAAATTTAATGACTAGCCACATTATCTGTTAAAACTCATGATTAGCATATTTACTTCCTTCTGTCCATGAATTTAGTTTCTATATTATAGGATGTGTGCTGTACCTGGAATGAGTAGTACTCTTTGTAATGTTACAATTTTGGTTTACCTCTGCAAACCAAAGTGTGTGACagctttgattttaatttcacctaGTCAACTAGTTGCAGGTTCTCTCATGCTTTTACTTTCCTGCACGAGTTGTTTTAGTGGTCAGTGTACTTCATCAAACGCagtatttgtgtatgtataaagCAAATTCAACAGGCTTAAGTGACAAGTTAATGTTATAAACCAAAGTTTGATCGTAAATGACTTGTAATAAGTAATGAGTTAGCTTGACTGTTTCCTTAAGgtgttttcttcaaaatatttcagagaCGGATATATAAAACAACAACTCATGTACCACTGGAGTTAGGACAGATCATGGATTCAGAAACATTTGAGAAATCTCGACTGTATCAGCTGGATAAAAGTACTTTCAGCTTCTGGTCAGGACTCTATTCAGAGGTTGAAGGCACTGTGAGTAATTTACTTCTTGGGGAGACA belongs to Pseudorca crassidens isolate mPseCra1 chromosome 2, mPseCra1.hap1, whole genome shotgun sequence and includes:
- the TMCO2 gene encoding transmembrane and coiled-coil domain-containing protein 2 — translated: MSPLSSIWDIISLSSIWNYLQATFLRETSVPQQTSLGLLDNLAPAVQVILEISFLILLGIGVYALWKRSVQSIQKILLFAITLYTLYKKGSDFFQALLVNPEGNGLPFQDNNIFLSLGLQEKILEKLQTVENKMKDLERMIISQKPATKRDCSSERSCSCSDCQSPLLTSGFTSTSEM